Genomic segment of Pochonia chlamydosporia 170 chromosome 1, whole genome shotgun sequence:
TTGTGGCGCAAGCTTGAACCGGCGTCCAAACGCAGTTGCAAAGACGATGACAACGCGACGAGACATGTTGGGAGCAAATGCTCATGGGCGGAAGCGCATGCGTGCCCGACACGGCTGGGGAACTTGTCTCGAAAATTTCCACGAGCGACACCGCATTTCTCTTCACTACTGGGCACTTGTCCACCGCTCGCCCTTTCTCCATTGTCGGGTTGATAAGTTCAAATGCTGCAATCTTTGCACACACTTTCACAACTTGATACGTTTGCTTCATACAACCACCCTGTGGTCGATTACCTGAAATGCACAAGCTCCAACCTGGGTGAGCAGCCACAAAAATGTAATGCACTAATATTGCCCAAAACCTCTCGGTCCATTTTGTGATCGGACCAGGGTGACAGCCACCGCTCCCAAGAGAGTCGATTTAGATGACAACGAAGCGGCGATTTGATTCTCTCCGTTGGGCGTTGACACGGCAAGACTTTTTCCAACTTCAAAACAAGACGGGAAAATCAGTTTCCTCGGGTCCTCTTTAGCCCACTACAATGCACCCGTACACCGTTTGCGCGCCTTAGGAGTCAGTTCGATCCACATGCTTAGCTGCCTCGACAAGCAATGATTTACAAGGATCCGCGAAATGGGAACGTAATAGAGGTAATATCGTGAGGCATAGCCGAGACCGTCTGCCTAAAACGGCTATTCCATGGATTGAAAGGACCACTAACCCTGCCTGTTCCTTGATACTCTGGCAACTTGTGCTTGCATGCAACTCGTTGTTTCGTCTTATTTTGTTCAAGCGTCACCTGAGGCCACTAGGGAATCATGTTTTGTATTGTAATTAAACACAGGATCAAACTCGGTATCGGCACGGATAGGGCTCGGCAAAAGTGCTTAATTACCAGGGTCCCCTCGAGATGGCTCAAAATGTCGCTCCTCATTTCATCGTCATTTTAGCTGTGACGTTGCACGAAACACGTCCAGCAACTACCGAAGCCCGTGTCAATAAGCAAATTTGTCTTGCTGACTGAGCGCGGTCGCCGATGCTCACTGGCTTCTACTTGACCTGGTGCTAATTATTTCCACTAATCGAATTGGCTGCTGACATTTCTCCATTAAATGCATGCAAAGTCTCGATGGCAACGGAAAAATTCTGCCCTTGCTGGCGGAATCGTTTGACGTCCGCACTACTTCAACAGTTCCGTAGATCACCGAATCCTGCCGATCAACCTTGCAGCTGTTTAACCGTTTGGGTCCCGACTAGGCTAGGAAGGCAATGCTTGTTTGCAGCTCATCCCCTTCATGACGGATCAAAATGTGTACGTGTTGGAATCAATGCTGGTCCACAACTTCCATTGCTACATGAGTACATATCTGGAAATAAGAGCACGTTATAGCAAGCTAGACAAAGAGTGGTTTGTCGCCAACCGGATTTCCTTGCGGTGTGTCCTGTTATTTGCGCACATAGTGGCCACTTGCGCGAAGATAAAGCCTCATACTTGCAGGCATTCATACCAAACCATAATTTGTAGTACccaacatgacatgacggGAACTGTATCTAGTTTCAACAATCCCAATTTGTagccaaaccaacaacaacttcCAAACGACAACGAAGTGATTGGCCAGCCGCAAACCAGGGAGGGTGGCTAGGAAGAGATTTGGGAACCAACAAATGCAACTAAATTCCTTGAATATCAAGTGTGCTGCCCGGTCGCGAAATGTGACTACTTTAGGGTACATTGTTGGTTGAGTGCTCTTGGCGTCGGTGTAACAAACTACCAATATattggcttcttcttttgcacaCCAACAGGTTCTTTTGCAGAACACTGTTAGTTGGCTTTCAACTCCCATGTCAACCTCCTGTAACgtccttcaatttctcccgcctcgtcctcttccccGTCCCCTACCCCTACGCCCACCCCTCTTCCCACCTCTCCCACCAGACCGATTATCAAACCTCTCAAAAAGCGGTTCCTCCCCAAACGCCGCTTCACCAAATCTCATAAAATTGACAAGTCCCCTATCCACAACTGCAACAAGAACATTTCGGTGACCGTGTTTTAATCGTTGGTAGAGTTTCCCTGGCCCCTGCCAAGCAGGATTGGGTAGATCTATCGGCGTGGATTCCAGCAACGCCTCGATCTGCTCTAGGGTAGGTAATTCTGAGTCTGCCGTGTCCGCGACTGCGATGCGGAAATCTGGCGGCGGGGGGTTCTTCTTAGAAAATGGGGCACCGCCGGGCTTCCATACGTGGAAATGGATGCGGAAAGGTTCCTGGACggggtgatgttgtggttggatgGAGGGTTTGTGGCGTGGAAGGACGGCGAGTTGCTGGTAGATGGGGCGGTATGCTCTGTATATCCCGGGGGCGATGAGAGGGCCAAATGGTTTgtgttgtggtgttttgtctCGGCTGATGAAGGAGAATAGCCACTGCCATAGGGACTGTGATGGTTGTGAGGATGTGTCTTGTCGGGGTGTGGGAGTTGTCGGGGCGCGCATGATGTAGAAACCAGCTCTCTTGAGATGCGAATATACTTGAAACTTGGGCAATGTTGTTTTTCCACGCTCGCCCTCGTATCCTGTGAGGAAGCAGTAGGCAGCTTCGAGACTCAGTGGCACGCCGGCGTCGTAGTCATCTGGTCCGAATTGGTTCCTGGTCGGCCCATTGTCGATGACCTTTGGGAGCAGTTCTTCGAAATCTTTGTCGGGCCACCAGATGTCTATTGTTCCTCGCTCGATCAAATAGAGCGCCTCTTCGGGTAGCAGCCAGAGTCTACCGACACCCAACTGGTCCTTGTTGCCGGATATGGCTCGTCCAATGTCTCTCATCCAATTTCCTCGCTCCTGTTCCATGACCACAACACGTTCGTGCAGTAGCGCATCGTCGTGAGTGCTATCTGGTCTTTGTGAGGTCCACCAATCTGGGAAATACCAGGCACGTAACCAGTTTTCCTGGCGGTGAATGCGAGTGTAGTTGAGAACTTCTTCCAGTGCTTGCCGGCTGGTCTCAAGGGCTGTGTCCTGAACGCGAGTGCCGTGGGATTCAAAGTCTTTCTCGCCTTTGCGGATGGTTTTGCTGGACACCCCCTTTTTGTTGAACATGGAAGCGAAGAGTTTGTAGTCTGGGATTTCGTCTTCCAAAGCGTCATCTGCTGTTCGGGCGGCATCTTGGTCCGTTTGGAGCGTGGATGCCTCCACGGCGGggttgtcgtcgtcgtcaaagggCATTGTGGCGGGAGGGCTGAATAGAAATATCTCGGGTGGTATAGGAAAGCTATTGTGTAAGGAGGCCGAGGTTAATGTTGTTGGCGTTAGATTTAGACATGGAAGTGTTTGTgggttgaggatggtgagtgAGAGCTTGGGGGCAGAAAAAGCCTGATATAGCCTATCCTATAAGGCTGGCATTAAATAGAATGACATCAAAAATACTCTTAGTGTAAATCAGAAGAGTGGAGGAAATAACATGGCCAAACCGTGGAGGTTTACAAGATCATAAAGCTCAGtgtgatgaaattgatgtCGAGACAAGCTTCTGTTGCCAAATGAATTTCTGTGGGTCCAGATGAGTGACTGGAAGCGGAGATACCTGTATAATGCTTACTATGGAAAACCAGTCACCTGACGTCTGCGAGTCTGGCCGAGTGGTTAAGGCGTTGTGTTTAGGTCAAACCCACAAAGGGTACACGCTTGAACCGCAATGGGCATCGCCCGCGTAGGTTCGATCCCTACGGCTCGCATAATTCTTTTTGACCTTGGTGTTCAAGAGACATGTTTAATTTTTGCTGACGTATTTCTCACGAGTGTCGAGATTCGTtcgattttttttttggttaCTGTCGTGAAAGGTTCCTTCTATTGGCTCCCTCAATTATTGTGCTGACGACAGCAGGAGGCAGTGTTGCTCCCACCACGCAATGCCATGATGCTGAATTACAACTTCGTGGCAAACAACGCAGCTCTCAAGAATTGTTATCGGCAGAGGCTGTATAAATGACGGTTATATTATGTAGAAAGGCTGTACAATAACATCGCTGCAGACAATGCGTATACCTCGTCCTGTTGCATACCGGTCAAATGGTCACGCGAGTTGAATGTCACAATACAAGCCCACGCCCATTCAGAAAAACGACGCGTTGAATTGGTGGACTACTCGGATCGTCCTAGTGCCACGTTGATTCATGCAAGTAACTGCAATGGCTTGCCAAGCATAGTGCAAAATTGAGCCCAGAACAAGCGGCTAATGTGTATCATGGCCACCATGATCCAAGTACATGTACCTGGCTGGTTCTGGCCGGAGCCATCGGATCACTTACAGGTTGTGTGGTGACATTGCGCAATGCGACGCTGTCTGCATGTCAGTCTTTTGTCAAGCTTGAGCTAATACGCACGGCATTGTTGGTATCAATCGATGCTGCGAGTATAGCATAGTATACAGTACGGTACAGTACTCTGTGGCGCTCGATACATATATGCTCTTTGTTCGTTCTCGTTGGACAGTCTGTTGCTTTGCTGTCTCACATGTAAAAATCGTTGGTTTGAGTTTGATCTATTATCGGCGTCGCCTGCCAAAATAATACCTTGACAATTGCATGTTTGCTGGCCCATGTCCCATGCCTCGATTTAGGCTGTTCCTTGTGCAACCACCTGTCCGTCCATAACTCCCTGTCTCCAGTTGAGCGTCACGAGCTGATGGATTGGTACCATAGAATCAGCCTACTGCAAGTGGCCGAATGAGCCTCACCATAACGCGGTGCAAAACAGGGAGCAAATCGTTTGGAGCAAAAGACTTTCAGCTCTGGGCGTACAatcgtctggtgtctgcATCTGTGGCACGGTTGACTGGCGCCTTGTCCTTTTCTTTGTCCTATTTTCCCCAGATTTATCTTCAGAAGCACGGAGCAGCCGCCGCAGCTGAGCGTGTGTGTTGATTCTGCTGTGGACGGCGCATCAGCACCGGTTTGTCGCTCAAGGGGCTTCATATATTGATGGAGTGCAAAGTATTGTATTTTCACACTAGCACAGCACAGGTTctgtccggtctggtctggattTGGCTCGAGCAAGCAAACTGCATTGGTCCttcccaccagactcttctcAGGTCAACTGGGTTCTTTCTGTTTATGGCCGCGCACCTACGTCTGACCAACttggcaacaccagacatttttcAACATTCTGGCTCGAGtcggcattggcgttggaagTGACATTGGCCTTTTGCCTCAGTTCATACCCGCGCGCACAAGTCGTGAGATTCCATTGCTTGCCTCTTGGTGCTGAGCGTGCTGCTCCGACTACGGAGACCCTGGCACTGACTGATTTGGGCCAATTtaaagtctggtctggttgctttAACTTTTAACCGTTGCGGCTGTTGCGTGCTGTCAAGTACCAGAAAGTATgtcctcctgctgctggttgcTCGTTGCTGGTTGCTGTTACTACCCCACTCTGGCTGGAGCTGACCGCGACGCAGAGCCGCCTTCCACAACCTCTTGATCTTGAACCCAGACATCATCAATACGCCCGATCCAACCCTTGCCTAACATTGTGCACTTCATGACGGCTTCAACCGTTGTCGACGGCCGCATCCCCTACCATCAATCCCAGTTGATAACATAGTCGTTACCTTGGTTCGCCGCCACCAATAGCTTGCAGCTGGTGGCGGGAGCAACACCGGCATCATGGCCTCGGCGCCAGCCAGCGTGAGGGTCTCTGGCCCTCCCAACAGCAGTTTTCTCGTCGGATACCCTGGCATCTCGGCCACTTTGGTAggtcttggccatttttgTTTCGAGTTTCTTTACATCTACCCCGAGCGCCCAAGCATGGTCAAGTGTTGTGCTCTCGTTACAACCCCTGCTGACCAACCACTCCCATAGCCGCGAATCGAAGGCAAAGTTGAGATTCGACCAGGACAAGGCTATTCCATGCCTGTGCCGGTATCATTAGTACGGATATCTTTACAACGACGTGAAACAATCCATCCCGATGCCGATAGCTTGACGAAGCGCCATCTCGGAACACCGCGAAAGGAGACGACTGACGTGGTTGGCAAGGAGGTCTTGCTATTTCGATGCGCAACAGGAAAGGAGGCCGAAAGTGTGATCGCCATGGATCTCCCATTTGTGCTGTTTATCCCCTTTGGACGTGGTGGGGAAGAGACCAACCGAAGAATACCGCCGGCATCTTTGCAACTCCCCAGCAGAACGGCAGAGACCTTTTATGAGCTTGTTGTCACTGTACAACAAGGGCACAGCAATCAATACAAATATCCTTTTCCGGTTCCGTTACAACGATACGACACGCTGTCTACATTTGGCATGTATAATAAGCCAGAAACAAAACTCGTCACCTCTGACAACGTGGTGCACCTGGGAATCAACCTACCGAGATGGAGTTATGGCCCTGGTGATCCAATCACTGTTTACATCAAGCTATCGCCGAATCCAGACTGGTTGAGTAAGGCAAAGAGGGTCAGCATAGAAAAAATCAACCTTACGATCGAGGAGGAAGTCACATATAATCCCGAAGGAGACGAGCCAGtcaaaaaggtcaacaaaCTGTCCAAACAGGTGCAAGTGGTTAAGATGAAAATCCCAGAGGCAGGGTACGCCACCAATATTGGGCTTGTATTTCCGTGCAAAGACCTGAGAGACCCCGATGGCATCGTCAAGAGAGGCAAACCAGCGTTTCCGTTGTATGAGGTTTCATCATTTACCACCACATCATCGCTCTACAAAATTGAGTTTTACCTGAGTATCAAGGTCAGTAGAGTCGTCCTTCCCTTTTGAACGCAATGTATCAACCGCTAACCAATGTCGAACAGGTCCAGTTGAGTGGTGCTCGCGACGTCAATTTGAGACAACCCATTGTTATTTGTCCTCTCGACCAACAGGCGTGTAAGGAGGAAATGGATGCTATAGAACAAGCTGCGAAAGATGCGTCTCATGTCGACCCCAACAATCCGATGTTGCCGGCCCGGTCGATCATCTTGGCAAATGACCGCGATTCGTTACGTGCCCTGGGACTGTGTCTTGTTGGAGGACATAAGAAGCCCTTTATCGATTGAGCAACTTGGGCGGGACCCAGGATCGATAGCAACAAGCCCATGTGTAGGAGAGGCAGGCATAGCGCTGTCTGCTGCAACAAAAATCGCCGGTCCCCGAGGCTTTGACGTCTTTGTCAACTCGACTGATCACCAACTTCTTGCGAGAATGTATCGGTGTAATTCATATTTGCATGACTGCAATAGTATTTCCGCCATTCTCGACGAGTTGCACTATGTTGGCGTGCGTCTTATTCAAGACGCTACTCGGGGATGGGCGACCGAGCAAGCGGCCAAGCCTCTACACTAGGAAAATTCAGGACATGATTGTTGGGGCATTTTAGGGGCAAAGGCAAATGTATACCCATATGAGGCGTTCTTTTACAAACGAATGACCGGTTTGGCAAAGGCGGGTGTATTTCAGGTCTCGTATTATGGAAAGGCATGGTAAATGGCGTTTGAGGGGGATATATCCAGCAGTCAGGTTGATGGTGGATAACATTTACAGCATAATGATTTATATTCCATGTAAATATATCAATTGAACATGAACGGGAACATACTATTGTGATGGTGAGATGGTAAAGACTTTGGTGCATGAATAGTCTATATGTCCCGTTTAAGGTGTGAATTTCAATTGTTCATCAGCAGGGCAGCCTGGATGTCCTGTTTAGCGTTTATATTCGAATTCCTCATGGTTAAGGCGGCGTggatgtcttgtcttgttcagCAACTATATTTTAACTGTTCGGGGAAAGCACCGAATATAAATCCAAGTGGGGTGGCGGGGTGAAACCAGACCCTCCAAGCTCCCTCCAGCTTCGTCACTCCAAAAATTCCCAATCCTCACCCTCGCAACGCAAACATGTCCGTAACGCTACACACCACGCACGGCGACATAAAAATCGAAATCTTCTGCGAAAGCGTCCCCAAAACCGCCGAAGTAACCCCCCCCGCTTCCCCCTGTCTTGTCGTGAGCTAACACACGTAGAACTTCCTCGCCCTCTGCGCATCCGGGTACTACAACAACTCCCCCTTCCACCGCCTCATTCCGAATTTCATAATCCAAACAGGCGGGCCGGCGGACAATCCCAAGGCCGGGACGTCCATATGGGGCAAACcctttgaagatgaggtcCGGCCGTTACTAAAGCACGGAGCGCGCGGGGTGGTCAGCATGGCGAATAAAGGACCCGACACGAATGGGTCGCAGTTTTTTGTGACGCTAGATAAGGCGCCGCATTTGGATGGGCTTAACACAGTGTTTGGGAAGGTAATTGGGGCGGAAGGGATGGCGACGTTGGCGAAGTTGGAGGGGGTGGAGGTTGATCGGAAGTCGAGGCCGAAGGGGGAGTTGAGGATCAAGAGGGTTACTGTGCATGCGAATCCTGTGGCGGGGTGATTACACTGGATTTTCTTTATAGACATCGGGgcttgtgatggtggtgaggatgaggatggatTTGATACCCTATGAGACATGGCGGGTATATTGTATTATATTCCGTTTTTGCAAACTATGAACACCACGAAAGCCTGACCTGCCGTACCGTATTGAGCAATTTGCTCCAATGTCCCAACCTTCAACACCGTGAAAACCATGCCATACGCCTATATACAGCCACTTACCCCATTCTTCGTCGCTTATTCCCTTCTGTTGGTGCGACATCCAAATCGTCTCTGTGAATCTCCTCTGTGCCCGCGGGACTGGGTTCACCGTCTCCATTCTTGGGAGGATCGTCTGCCGCgccgtcaatgttgaaatTAAAGTCATCTCCGTCGGCGCCGAAATTCGCATCGTTTAAAAAGGCGCTGCTGTCAAAGAattggtccatgtcgacgGGTGGTTGGTCAAAGTATGCTTCATTGCCGTCGTCTATGCCTGGTATGCGGCCCGAGGGACTGAGCGGGCCGAGTAGTTCGCTGAGTTCGTGGATCTTGGCATCCTGGTCGGACTGGAGGCGTTGGAGCTGGTCGAGGTCCATTTGATTCGTGTTGATTTGGTTTATCGACGGTGGTACCATTTGTGGTGAGCGCATGATGGGTGACAGGGACGGGAGGCCGGTGTTTTcgcttggtgctgatgctggtgccGGGGAGACGCTGCCTTTGTTGGAGCGCGGTTGAGCAGCTGGCGTGGGTTTTGCGGATGTGGATGCGGATGGTGGTTGGGAGGGaggtgatgctgatgacTGTCCGGCCATGAAGTCGACGAGTTTGCTTCTCTGGTCCTTATTCAGAGTGTTGGGCGCGTTGGCTACGAGTTCCGCCGCTTCGGGGAGGTCCATTCCAGACGTGTTGGTGGCATTGTGGTCGTTGAT
This window contains:
- a CDS encoding arrestin domain-containing protein (similar to Coccidioides immitis RS XP_001240089.1), producing the protein MASAPASVRVSGPPNSSFLVGYPGISATLPRIEGKVEIRPGQGYSMPVPVSLVRISLQRRETIHPDADSLTKRHLGTPRKETTDVVGKEVLLFRCATGKEAESVIAMDLPFVLFIPFGRGGEETNRRIPPASLQLPSRTAETFYELVVTVQQGHSNQYKYPFPVPLQRYDTLSTFGMYNKPETKLVTSDNVVHLGINLPRWSYGPGDPITVYIKLSPNPDWLSKAKRVSIEKINLTIEEEVTYNPEGDEPVKKVNKLSKQVQVVKMKIPEAGYATNIGLVFPCKDLRDPDGIVKRGKPAFPLYEVSSFTTTSSLYKIEFYLSIKVQLSGARDVNLRQPIVICPLDQQACKEEMDAIEQAAKDASHVDPNNPMLPARSIILANDRDSLRALGLCLVGGHKKPFID